The Polyodon spathula isolate WHYD16114869_AA chromosome 15, ASM1765450v1, whole genome shotgun sequence genome segment CCTCTGGAAGTTGTCAgctggtgtctgaccctccttcTGGAACCTCTCAGCTGTATAATTTTGTGTGTGCAGGTACAGGAGTACACTGAGCTCAGAACAGGAAAACGTTGCACTTCTGACACATACACAGACGAGTTCCCATGAGAGGGGAGGGACAATTGCACTGACTTTGTGTCACTGACAATggctctgtttttgtttgtgttgggaGTAAAGCAGGCAAGTTAGCTCATATTATCAGAACTTTGCAAATGATCCAACTTGTACAAGAAATGCGTTGGTCAGATATAATTTGTTAGTGTGTGTGAGTCAGCGTAATAGGAAGTGCCCACTTACCCATGGCAGCTTGTTACGACAAGTGAAGTCCCAGGTGGCAATGTACATAGGGCAGGAAAACTCATTGAGAACGACATAAGCAGCTTCCGGGTCCATCACGAAATTGAACTCTCCGCAGACAGTCCTGTTCCCTTTACCTGCAGAGCAATGCGTTACACACAGCATCTCTAACTCTACCTGCAGAGCAATGCGTTACACACAGCATCTCTAACTCTACCTGCAGAGCAATGCGTTACACACAGCATCTCTAACTCTACCTGCAGAGCAATGCGTTACACACAGCATCTCTAACTCTACCTGCAGAGCAATATATTCTTTACCTTCCATGTTCCCTCCCATAATATACAGGTCCTTGAGTTTCTGAGGGAAAGTCGGGTCCATTCGTACAGCAAGGGCCAGGTTAGTCAAGGGGCCAACAGCAACTAGAGAAACCTGCAGGGTGCAGTGTATTATAATATGTATGCTAAGAACATGGGAGAAGCTGGACTCTCTGCTGTCATCCACGCTCTGTGTAGTAATAAACGAGTGTTGAGAATAGTGTCTCCAGATGTTTGTTTTAGCTTCCACCACAGGGTTCTAATTCTGACACAGTAGTTAGTTTCTTATATGAAAAAAGTCCTGAAGTATAGTTTTGGCTATTTATAAGGTGTTTGTGGGTTTAGCCAAAGCATAAGTATGTTTCTTTTTGCACGATAGTCAGtgctactgtgtttaaaaattgGTTTAGACATGGGAGCAAACAAGCTGTTgtgttgttctgtgtgtgtgtgtgtgtgtgtgtgtgtgtgtgtgtgtgtgtgtgtgtttttatttcattgtatttctgcTATGCTTACAGCAAGTTGCTATCTGTCCTTGTATCAGGAACCTTGTCGGTCCAGACAACATTGTCAATAAGCTACTTGCCCCTGGATAAACATGTGTAGGCTGAAGTGGAAAAGCTTGGCAGCTCTTACCTGGCCCTCGTGCTCACACACTATTCTGATCAGGGCATTGACTGCATGCTCTTTCTGCACATACTCCGTCCCTGTGTGTGCCTCATCTGGAGTGTCGCCTAGTCCGTCTGTCCCGAAGTGATCGAAGGAAAGGCTTGCTTGAGTTCCTACTAGTGAGGAGGCTGCTCCGCGAAACACAGGAATCTAACAGCGACATTCACACCCATCAGTCACAAATAACACAGGAATCTAACAGCGACATTCACGCCCATCAGTCACAAATAACACAGGAATCTAACAGCGACATTCACACCCATCAGTCACAAATAACACAGGAATCTAACAGCGCCATTCACACCCATCAGTCACAAATAACACAGGAATCTAACAGCGACATTCACACCCATCAGtcacaaataaaacaggaatcTAACAGCGACATTCACACCCATCACTCACAAATAACACAGGAATCTAACACACTGGATGCAGGGCTAGGGTGAGTTTCAACCTAACATTCGTAACCccggactgggtgcagggctagtgtgagcttCAACCCTAACATTcgtaacccaggactgggtgcagggctagtgtgagtttcaaccCTAACATTcgtaacccaggactgggtgcagggctagtgtgagtttcaaccCTAACATTcgtaacccaggactgggtgcagggctagtgtgagtttcaaccCTAACATTcgtaacccaggactgggtgcagggctagtgtgagcttCAACCCTAACATTcgtaacccaggactgggtgcagggctagtgtgagcttCAACCCTAACATTcgtaacccaggactgggtgcagggctagtgtgagcttCAACCCTAACATTtgtaacccaggactgggtgcagggctagcgTGAGCTTCAACCCTAACATTcgtaacccaggactgggtgcagggctagtgtgagcttCAACCCTAACATTcgtaacccaggactgggtgcagggctagtgtgagcttCAACCCTAACATTcgtaacccaggactgggtgcagggctagtgtgagcttCAACCCTAACATTcgtaacccaggactgggtgcagggctagcgTGAGTTTCAACCTAACATTCGTAACCccggactgggtgcagggctagcgTGAGCTTCAACCCTAACATTCGTAACCCAGGACTgcgtgcagggctagtgtgagcttCAACCCTAACATTcgtaacccaggactgggtgcagggctagtgtgagcttCAACCCTAACATTcgtaacccaggactgggtgcagggctagtgtgagtttcaaccCTAACATTcgtaacccaggactgggtgcagggctagtgtgagcttCAACCCTAACATTcgtaacccaggactgggtgcagggctagtgtgagcttCAACCCTAACATTcgtaacccaggactgggtgcagggctagtgtgagcttCAACCCTAACATTCGTAACCCAGGACTgcgtgcagggctagtgtgagcttCAACCCTAACATTCGTAACCCAGGAccgggtgcagggctagtgtgagcttCAACCCTAACATTCGTAACCCAGGACTgcgtgcagggctagtgtgagttttaaGCCCTATTACAAATCAAGAACTGGATCCTCAGAAAAATCATAATAAGGGTGGCACCATACCATTATGCAGCTGGTTTCATAACTAAGATGAACACTGATCTTACACGACCTTACCTAAGGCAACAATCAGGCTCTGTGGAACAAGCTGATAGTATATATAAAGAACAGTATAACATTGACTTCTAAGTGAACATCCACACTTGCCTCGGTCCTGTTGCACACTCTCAGGACCCTGAGTGTATTTCTGCACACGTTCTCAATGGGTGCGTTCCCAAAGCAGCAGGTCACCCCCAGCACCTGAACCTGGGGGGCAGCCAGGGCCATCATTAATGCCTGAGCATCATCCACACCACAGTCTGCATCCACCAGCAGCAGCTTCTTCGCCATTTCAACAGAGctgctgcaaaataaatacaaatacagccaAGGCAAGGGAACTCCCAATACAAGAAATATTAAGAAAAACAGCCATAGAACCCACAATAcaagaaacattaagaaatacagcCAAGGCAAGGGAACCCACAATacaagaaacattaaaaaatacagccaAGAGAACCCACAACACAggaaacattaagaaatacagcCAAGTGAACTCACAATAcaagaaacattaagaaatacagcCAAGTGAACTCACAATAcaagaaacattaagaaatacagcCAAGTGAACTCACAGTAcaagaaacattaagaaatacagcCATGGAACCCACAATAcaagaaacattaagaaatacagcCATGGAACCCACAATAcaagaaacattaagaaatacagcCAAGTGAACTCACAATAcaagaaacattaagaaatacagcCAAGTGAACCCGCAATAcaagaaacattaagaaatacagcCAAGTGAACTCACAATAcaagaaacattaagaaatacagcCAAGTGAACTCACAATAcaagaaacattaagaaatacagcCAAGTGAACTCACAGTAcaagaaacattaagaaatacagcCAAGGGAACCCACAATAcaagaaacattaagaaatacagcCAAGGGAACCCACAATAcaagaaacattaagaaatacagcCAAGGGAACCCACAACACAggaaacattaagaaatacagcCATGGAACCCACAATAcaagaaacattaagaaatacagcCAAGGGAACCCACAACACAggaaacattaagaaatacagcCATGGAACCCACAATAcaagaaacattaagaaatacagcCAAGGGAACCCACAACACAGGAAACATTGAGAAATACAGCCAAGTGAACTCACAATAcaagaaacattaagaaatacagcCATGGAACCCACAATAcaagaaacattaagaaatacagcCAAGGGAACCCACAATACAAGAAACATTAAGAAACTTTACCTCATGTAACAGCGGTGCTTGATTGCCTCTTGGTTCTGCAGTCGCTTGTTGCTCTTTTGAAATAGTTCAGGTGTTTTTGGCAGTGGCTCAgttcttaataataattaacagtaaAGCAATGACGTTGGTTAGCTTCAGTCTCAAAGTTTAAACTGGGATGTTGAAGATTGAAGGTTAGATTTTTGTATGAAGGCAGTTGCCACATGAGCCATAACAAGATGTGGTAGAAACATGGCAAAGATCATTATCCTCTTCTGACAGTTTGCCCTTAATGTATGAGGCGTCGTTTCAGACAAAGGTCTGTCAAATatgctgtccttacaaaggtaacatGAGATTCtgctgtcaggacactgcactctgattggctatcctattattgttaataaaacaatgaataatcctctccctataccgaaaccctaaccttaagggcagtatcctatactgcagtcattacacatctaaagtagttaatgtctggcagtgaataagcatttTTGTGAGCGGAGGTGCTGAATTCCttagttgtcctgacaggaacatttcgcgTTACCTTTGTAAGCACCACATCACATATGGCGAGTGAAGGGTCAGGTCATGTTTCAGTGCAAAGCATCATGGTTAGCGAAGGGGGGCTCAGGGAGATTTTTGTAGATgggtaataatttaaaaaatgtttctgtaagtaaaaattAACTACACTCCAAACTTTCAATGAACTCAAAATTGGCCTAAGAACCGTGATGTttcacaatcacatttagaaccaaacatacaaattaataaCAGAAAGAACAACCTACCTTACCTGGTCAATTAGATCCCCACGTCCATCCTCCTGCTTCTCATTGCAAACCTGTTCGAGTGCTTATAGGTCTTGGTTTTACCACAGCCATTTAAAGCATGATTCACATGGGATTAAATAGCAgctgtcctcagagttggtcacaAGAGCACGTCTAGTAACAGCCTAGACTCTTTCAGACCGATTCATTTTTATCAAGGAAAGTCtgtcaattcaaaatgaaatgcgatgatttgtaaacagtgaaccCGGTTTAAATAACTAATTGTGTTGTACCTTCGtttccaaaggctacaataaccatCTTGTCCTTTGTGATATGtgtttccatacatatcttcaaatgcactgttaaaagcattcattttttaagagtcatgttttactgaactgtagaatctcagaaCAGATCGTACCGATTGTAATATTATCTTATGTTTCGTActaattgtaatattatattatggtttcaTACTAACTGTAATagtatattatggtttattgtgaaggctggtACTTCTGTATTGCTTTGAGGCGACGACCCCTGCAATATCAAGGAGGCTGTGCGGTCTAGTGGTTAAACGGCTTGTCCTGATTCAAATCCCTTGTgttccgtcttttgggtgagacgttgcaGCTgacttcacacaccctagtctccgtaagtcaccttggataaaggtgtctgctaaataaacatataataataataatcgattGTAACATAACGCTGACATGCTCGATAATACACAGGAATCTTGAGTCTGAAATTTTATCCGATGTCCAGTAAAATAATGAAAGGAGTTTTGAGAACTATCTGGCGTAAAAAGAAAATTCTGAAACCACCTGTTTAGGTGGTGATTTTCAGTCGCTGCTTTAGATTGGGCAGTTATCGGTACGCGTGGTGGTCGCTGCtagaaacactggtacttgagatgaaaaggatgaaaaccactggtttaaaggCAGTAGATCACCGacttttgaagttttttttttttttttttcttgtaatgctAGTATTATCTGAGGCCATAACTTCTATATTAAATCTTCGACTTCGACGTCTCATCGCACGTCGGTGTGAACAGTACGTGCACACGCATCGTCGAATCAAAGGAGTTGAAGGGtgaatctggtgtaaaaatgaTAGGTCTCTGTCCAATCACACTAGATATGTGTTTGACAGGTTTTTTGTTGGGGGAggtggggaggagggggggtCATGCCAGTGTGAACTCTACTTTTCTTTTGATATTGCAATGCCTCACACAACATTTAgagcaaaacaattaaagaatGTTTCACTCCAGCATATATAGATGTGATTGTCTCATTAATAGTGTGATTTGAGACTCCTAGGTGTGAAAGATGCTATAAtaaacgaataataataataataataataataataataataataataataataataatattattattattattattattattattattattattattattattattatttaaacaacttaATCATCTGCATGGCAATGCTGAAATGTTCGACAACAGATTATTGTACAGCAAACAGAGAAGCACGTAACTTTGAACTTCAAACTACATTATTACTCTCCAGTCTCCATAGAAACATGGGGCTGCATCTTTATAAAAGTATTCAACGCTCACTGCCTGGAAGTTGGACTCCTCTTCAGACCTCACCATCATTTGGTGGGGTTCTACTTGTATATAAATTCAtgtacatttcatttcatttacgCTATTCTAAAACAATATgatcatttttgtattcaaacgaaatttaaagtaaaaacatacacatttttatcTTTCTGATTCAATATCATAAAATCTGCGATTTTAATGCTAGTTACGTCTCCCCTTTGGCAGAGTGGTACAGTCGATGCTGCAGCTGAGCAGGAAGACGGTGTATTAAAGCCTCGGTGCATTAGGAAATGTTCAGCTTCTCGTTTGCTGTTTAACTTGTTTAAACGACGCTgtgatttatgtatgtatgtatgtatgtatgtatgtaacatAGTAGTACATAATGCCGAGTGAAGGGCTGGGGTGGTTTTATTATAAAGTACGCATGCGCtatgtgtggttttgtgtttcgTGTTCGTTGCAGGTTTCGTGTTGTTAATCCAGACAGACTCTGAAAAGCAGGGTTTTACTGTACCAACGCAGAATGACATGTTATTTTGATGGTAAGGTATTAAATAATAGTTGTTATTGATGATTTAATACTTAGCTAAATCGTGTCATGGTTTTGGTTCTTTATAGGTACAccgtgttttattataaataaatgactgGCCTAAAACTGACCAATTTAAATATCTTTTCCGGGTAGAGATGATAATAATTCACTTGAGTTTGATTGGTCTGAATAGCCCCATTTTCCACGCCTTCAGTCGCAGATAGTATAAGCTGCCACGTTTAAATAGGCGATATGTTCTGAGCACTGCATTGCCCAGGTAAATAGCGTTAACGCTACCTCTGTTAAACAAATGCACCACATAGGGCACATTAAGTTTGGTAACGACGCGACATACAAAGCTAGGTATGTATGCCCAGCTTTCAAAGCTTGATGACATTTGGAAAGACCAGTAAAGGGCGTTTGAAGTGTGGCCTTTTATTTCACTGTTCTGTTGTTTAGGTGGAATGTTGCATGCTTGAGTATTGTAAAGTGCGTGTAAAACAGCTACATCCCAGACCAGTGTGATTTGCAGGGTCATCCgtgataaaataaagaaaagaagcACAAGAGACACTGCCCAAGTTTGAACTGTGTGTATGGGGTAATACATGCGAGCGCCCCTTCTGTGGCTTCTGAATATGTATCATTGGTAATCACTCAAACCACATGTTTTGGTGGCCTCCCAGTGCGTCCACCTACATTTACTGGTAGCTACATTGCTAATTTAAATTATCATTGTTCATTTTACAATTATAAACAAGTTTAATTGACAGGCTTTTGATTAATTGCAAATTTGAAGTAATATAAAAAACACGACTTTAAATACAACTCATGTATACTTTGACTTctatataattacatttaacagcaGTCTCACTGTGTTTGACACAGACTAGTATGTCTGACATTTACCCTGAAAACTTATCTTGAAATACTAGACTTGAGTGAACAGTATTTCTGTTGTAATGTGCTTTCTTTGGTGCTGTGTGTATCTGACATGGAAACAACTTGCTTTATAAAACCATATCAATTTTTGTTCTTTTCCAGATTCGGCCGGTGGTGTTCTGTTGCATGACTGGATTTGAAAAATCCTCTTAATAGCCTACTCTTCTCTCATGTACTATCCCAGCTTCATTCAATGCCTAACACTGCAGGAAGTCCAGCCACAGATCTTTCAGGCAGCGGTGACCAGGCTGCTGTGGTGAAGCCCCGGAGCAGAGATGGGGGGGAACACGCCTTGTTCAATTATTTGAGCCGAGGTGCTTCGGCTGCACCTGGAGGATCAAACAACGAAGGACAGCGTCCACGGACCTGCCCAGTGACACACTCCCGGGAACAGTTTTACACAGTGTGTTCAGACTACGCCTTGGTGAACCAGGCTGCGTGTCTCTATCACTCCTCTAAACACTCAGCCCCTGCAGCCTTGCTTGTACAGTCACACGCTGAGGGCCAGGATCACAGCAGCTCCAGTATCACTTGTGAGGGGGACTCTGCTATAGAAGACGTGACTGCCAGTCACACAAAGCCTGTGCTAGTGTGGGAGATCGACACCACCGACTTTGATACTGTTCTAATAAGAATGAAAAGCTGGACAGGTGAGTCTGAAAACAGTCTAGGAAGTGGACTACAGCTGTGCTCTGTATCAGTGCAGCCTATTCTGTGAGGTTTCATTAGATTGTAAAGAACTCATTCATTTTCTATAGGCAACTTGAAGACTGGCTTCAGGAAGATAAAGGCATCTGATAAGCACTGTCGAAACTTACAAGAGTTTCCCCAGCAGGCAACACtggaagaaataaaacagaaaagtacTGGATCAAAGAAGATGGTGGGTTTATTATATAAAAGAAAGTGATGGCTTGGTTTCAAAGACAAACAAGCCTGTGTGTCTCTTTGAACACCCATCCAGTATTATAGTAGTAATTGCAAGATTGgcacattatatataaatatgacacacacatatataagatTATGTTAAATGCTTGTGTATCTCTTTACCATTTGGTTGCAAGCAATGGTAGACTAAGGATGTTTAATGTTCTTTTGAATATTTTGCGCTCAGGTATTGTATCAGTCGTCCCCAGTACAAGACTTCCTGTGGAATTTCCTCTCTGGTGTCATGTTGGAATTTCTTATACAGCACACTTGGGGCAGGGAGGTAAGAATAATGCCACAATGAATTCCCTCCTTCAAGAAAGTCTCATCTGCATGGTGATCAGTTTAGTGATGTAAGCTGTGGGACATAGTTCTGTCTCATAGCCCAGACTgtttaagcagcagcagcagtgttttcTAGCCAGTGTGAATATCTCCACACAGCTGCAACTGACTTGCTGATGAGGTGGGACAATGCAGGGGATTCCTTTTCTTCAGTGTTAAGTAATGAACCCTCAAGCAGTGTGTGCAAACTGATCTGAAGCAGCAATCTTTCAGCttgttcaaatgtattttctagTCTCCCGCCAATCACCCAAGAGGAGGTGTTGCTTATTTTGGGCTTCCAGCCACCCTTTGAAGAGATCAAGTTCGGTCCCTTCACTGGAAATGCAACACTAATGCGGTGGGTTGAGCTGCTTACTGTATCCAATGCtattgaaaacaattacaatgctaATCTGACCTTGTAAAATGTTGTGTTAACAGGTGGTTCAGACAAATCAATGATAACTTTCGTGTTCGAGgatgttcatatattttatacaaaccGCATGGGAAAAACAGGACTGCTGGGGAAACGGGTAAGTGTGAGTACAAGT includes the following:
- the LOC121327586 gene encoding inosine-uridine preferring nucleoside hydrolase-like isoform X2, with product MSSSVEMAKKLLLVDADCGVDDAQALMMALAAPQVQVLGVTCCFGNAPIENVCRNTLRVLRVCNRTEIPVFRGAASSLVGTQASLSFDHFGTDGLGDTPDEAHTGTEYVQKEHAVNALIRIVCEHEGQVSLVAVGPLTNLALAVRMDPTFPQKLKDLYIMGGNMEGKGNRTVCGEFNFVMDPEAAYVVLNEFSCPMYIATWDFTCRNKLPWEFFDEWVSQDGDKAAFMKRITSQCRAYSRATSRKDVLFGAGFVSYDSYAMAAAIDSSVMSGSIECSVSVELRGELTRGMMILDPSHNLNKKHKAFLMKEWDMNKFTQLLMAALKQSC
- the LOC121327586 gene encoding inosine-uridine preferring nucleoside hydrolase-like isoform X3, which produces MSSVEMAKKLLLVDADCGVDDAQALMMALAAPQVQVLGVTCCFGNAPIENVCRNTLRVLRVCNRTEIPVFRGAASSLVGTQASLSFDHFGTDGLGDTPDEAHTGTEYVQKEHAVNALIRIVCEHEGQVSLVAVGPLTNLALAVRMDPTFPQKLKDLYIMGGNMEGKGNRTVCGEFNFVMDPEAAYVVLNEFSCPMYIATWDFTCRNKLPWEFFDEWVSQDGDKAAFMKRITSQCRAYSRATSRKDVLFGAGFVSYDSYAMAAAIDSSVMSGSIECSVSVELRGELTRGMMILDPSHNLNKKHKAFLMKEWDMNKFTQLLMAALKQSC
- the LOC121327586 gene encoding inosine-uridine preferring nucleoside hydrolase-like isoform X1, with the translated sequence MFLVLWVPLPWLYFLMFLVLWVLWLFFLIFLVLGVPLPWLYLYLFCSSSVEMAKKLLLVDADCGVDDAQALMMALAAPQVQVLGVTCCFGNAPIENVCRNTLRVLRVCNRTEIPVFRGAASSLVGTQASLSFDHFGTDGLGDTPDEAHTGTEYVQKEHAVNALIRIVCEHEGQVSLVAVGPLTNLALAVRMDPTFPQKLKDLYIMGGNMEGKGNRTVCGEFNFVMDPEAAYVVLNEFSCPMYIATWDFTCRNKLPWEFFDEWVSQDGDKAAFMKRITSQCRAYSRATSRKDVLFGAGFVSYDSYAMAAAIDSSVMSGSIECSVSVELRGELTRGMMILDPSHNLNKKHKAFLMKEWDMNKFTQLLMAALKQSC
- the LOC121327492 gene encoding LOW QUALITY PROTEIN: basic immunoglobulin-like variable motif-containing protein (The sequence of the model RefSeq protein was modified relative to this genomic sequence to represent the inferred CDS: inserted 2 bases in 1 codon), with protein sequence MPNTAGSPATDLSGSGDQAAVVKPRSRDGGEHALFNYLSRGASAAPGGSNNEGQRPRTCPVTHSREQFYTVCSDYALVNQAACLYHSSKHSAPAALLVQSHAEGQDHSSSSITCEGDSAIEDVTASHTKPVLVWEIDTTDFDTVLIRMKSWTGNLKTGFRKIKASDKHCRNLQEFPQQATLEEIKXRKVLDQRRWYCISRPQYKTSCGISSLVSCWNFLYSTLGAGSLPPITQEEVLLILGFQPPFEEIKFGPFTGNATLMRWFRQINDNFRVRGCSYILYKPHGKNRTAGETAEGALLKLTRGLQDDSMAYIYHCQNHYFCPVGFEATLLKAAKAYRGPLPHKEVEHWILIGEPSRKYPAIHCKKWADIVTDVNTQNPEYLDIHHTDRGLQYRKTKKVGG